The Dendropsophus ebraccatus isolate aDenEbr1 chromosome 6, aDenEbr1.pat, whole genome shotgun sequence nucleotide sequence ATTGcttaaaactataaaaaaaaaaaaattaaaaaaaaataaaataaaaacttagaTTCTAAGATAGGCTGCTAAACTGGCACTTTCATAGATTTGGGCTGCGTAGCTTGCATAAGCACATTCATAAACAAAACCCTTCATGGCGTCCATGTAAAGTTGCTGACCAGAATGCAGATAGAGCCAGATTAATCTGCTTAAGTGCGCCCCCACTGTATCTCCATGGAGGCTCTCTGAAAAGACAAGGCACTTTGTTAATGGACTGCACTTAAGGAACATAGGTAGAACATTGCAAACCTTCTCAGAAGTGTTCTGCCAAAGGAGCAGCATATAAAGGTGTTCTGAGTTAGTTACACTTCTCCAGGATTTAGAACATCTAGAATATGGGCAAATCAGCCAGACCTGCAAGTTATGGATGCATGCTATAATTTGCTGTGTTGGACCTTAGTGTCCCTATTCATCTCCAGCATAATGCTAGAACTAGCATATATTTACTTGTAATAACCAGATGGCCACACAGGgttttacattatatatcagtCATGGCCCTGTACATTACGTTACACAGAGGTTAAATGCATCTAACAAATGCACTAGATTAACTTTTAGGTAAAGTAGATGTGGCTAAGAAATTGCAGGATCATAGGTCATTACAATAGACAAAATTCTGCATTAGACTctgcacactagagatgagcaaactttgttCGGGCTTGTGTGAACCCAAACGTCCACAATTGGCATTTAAaacccactgcctggagaaggtggatgcagcctttgGGTACAGGGttttcaggcagtcctcgggATGCATCTACCTTCTCCAGGCATTGGGATTCAAATGCAGATCATTTAGGTTTATGCAAACCTGAAGTTCAGCAATTTCTATTGTGCACCTACTTTGCTTACTAGGCCTGATGCTTACCCAGGCTATTTagtatttaaagtgatactgtcaccccagttttcctgtgCGCTTTTACcattgttggacagtgtcactAATGCGGAGCTTAAACAGGTGACATGAAGCAAAGCTACAATCAGATTTTTACCACATACATCTACTGTTTGTAAAGAACTCATTTTCCCCCAGTGCATTTGATTTTCTTCCTGGTTTCCtatctgaactgtgaccctgatgCTGCCATTTTCCCCAGAATCCTCCttgctgcatgtgaagtgaaaaccaactgccagtactaacaggacagatcatgtgactgatctagtcatgactagagatgagcgaaccgtcgacgttcgtgttcgtatgaacctgaacactcggctTCTGAttgccactgtctgcccgctccgtggagagagtggatacagcctgaggaccatagccatatgctgtatcccagttttctaggcggtcctcagactgtatccaccctctccacagagcgggtagacagcaggaatcagaagccgagaattctggttcatacgaacccgaacctaggccggttcgctcatctctagtcatgagtgACCGAATAGTGGATGTCTGGCGGGCCGTTACCAAGGGCAACAAGTTATTAAACAAAGCAGCCCATGGGGTTAAGGGAGTCTATAGCTCTATAGTTTTCTTCGTGACACCACTGTTGAGCCCTCTCCCTGCCTCGGCCTTGTGCGACAGTACCACTTTAAGGGGTGTGTGACAATCTACACTGTATTGACGGCTATTAAGACATTGGATTATATAATCATGTCCTACCGGTGGCTGGTGGAGAAAGTACAAGGAAAAGTGGTTCAGCCGCTTTGCCAAGCAGGGCCTTGCAGCTATTATTCTGGGGCTAAGAAAGTACTAGTCATGGGGGGAGTGGGGCTAGGACACCACTGAAGCCCCTCACTGTCAGTCAGctgcatctccctgtgtaaacgtgATGCACAGCCAATACTGATGCAAGTAAAAAAGGTGTAGATATCAGGCAGCCATTGGCCCCTTACCTTCATAGATCTTTGTGTCATATTCCAGCAGCTGAAAGAGGCTCTCCGGGAGAAGACTGCTCACCCAGTAGTTCTCTTCTTGAAGGATCCAGTTGTTTATTAGTTGTTTTCTGAACAAGAAGCCTTTGATTTGTTCTAGATAGAAAGACTCACCAGTGGCCATGAACATCCTAGAGGAACAGAATTGATAACCTGTGATATTGCCACAAAGATGTGCATATATCctaatatacatacactatagcaggcatggggaaccataggccctccagctgtatcaTGCTTAGAAGCTAAAGTTtcagacatttattaagtccagcgttttttttacgccgggcgtaaaagtgtccccgcagctctgacactacggagatttatgtagaggtgcattgtctacataaatcccgtgcgcggaaggaaacctatgccagctcagagcttaTTTTGCTTTgcaaaaaattataaatgaagcGGACtcctgagtccgcgcccccctgtTTCACCCCCTCCCCACTGGCAAAAATGGCctgatgcgaatattttattcgcaaaaaggCCATTTgccaataaatttattcgcatcagGCAACTTAGGCCAAATACAACTTTGTTTGATaactcccccccccatatatattatacagatccTTGTAGTACCTATAACATGGTAGCACATCAATAATCTTCCAGTTCACGTAGTTCCCAGCAATTTTCTCAAGGCTGCAGATTCTGGACATTTGGACTTTTGCTGCTATCCAAAACTGATCATGGTTAACCAAGGAAACATGAAGCTCATCTTTTAGCATACGGTACACCCCTTCTAATGCATCTTTGTAGACCTTGAAAACAAGTTTAATATATAGTATAAGGGCTTCACCCTAAAGGACATTACATAGAACTATTGGAAAAAATCCTCATAGCTGAAAGTTTTGAGCAAGGAAAGCATTTAAAGAACACCGTTGTACCTTCTTTTGTTTAAATTTTCCCCATTTACGGCCAAGAATCCAAGCCAAGAGAGATCTGCACATTGAGAAGTAGTTCTCCACTGTTTGAATACCTAAACAAAAATCAAAGTAACGTCCCGTTGCATATCAAAGTTCTAATCAACATTTTGTATTCTACCCTAAGAGGTCTTATTAGAACGTCCATCACAATCAAACCATTGACCTGGCAGATTTGTAGCAAATGTTTGCAATGTCCCGTTTATGTGAATGGGCCTTCACATGAGCCGATCCAATGTTTCACAATATGTTGTAAATATACGTTATCTGTTGGGAGAATGGCCTTTCCATTGAGGTATGTGGAAGTTATGGAAAAAGTTGAACAATCCTAGGACAGGGCCTCACATAAGACTGTAAATATTCCAGGCATTTATAGCCTATACTTTGGCTGCCATAAATGCTACAGGATGTGACATGTGAATACACCTTTAAAATTCTGTAAGGGAAggcattttacttttaaacattcCACATATCAAATTTATGTGGTAGCAGAATATGCTGCTGTAACAGTTACTTTTGTGCTGAATTGTGGAGCATGAGAACAGATGTGAGTGGACACTTTGCTGTAGGGGCTCATGGACTACCCTCATCCCGCTGACTCCTACTGAGCTGTAACAGTAGCCTTTATGGTTTGAGAGATCACATTGCATTGGGTCCCACTTGGCCCAGTAGCCCAATCAGCTGACACTGTCCTGTGCCATGTAGAAAGGGCGGAGGAAAGAAGgtgagggtatgtccacactacaaaATCCCAGCGGATCACCCACAGCTCGCCCCCCGTGCGGATCTCCCCTGGtcccattctatggtttggcagattgcACTGTCCGCTCGAAGAATGAAGCtctcattcttcgggcagattgtggaatctgccaaaccatagaatgaagcccatgggaccagcagagatgtgAGGGACCatgagctgcggaatctgtggtGGGTGATCcccaggattctgtagtgtggacatacccttagagaAGAGGAACTGTCTGCACCTTTTTGGCATTTGCCCCCTGACCTGCCCACAGACCAGTTTTGGACAGAGGGGGTACTCTACAAAACATTCACTTGTATACTGTAGACAATATACGCAGTTGCTGGGGACGCCAATCAAAATTCATGAAGCGAAAAGGGGCTCAAAACCCTATAGAGTGATGGTCACCCACATGCACTCACTTTATTCAATGCCTATAGGGCTGATGGAGAAAGCCAGCGTACAGTGCTTGCTACTTCTCTCAGCCCCATGGACAGCAAGCATGACTGACCACCATGGAAGGCAACGCTTCTCAGACATAACAGAGGGTTTGGGACCCTCATTCTAGTAATCAGTAGATGTCCCAGCAGTGTAGTGAGGAGAGAGGTGGAACAGTTCAGGTTCAGTAACGTTCTCTTcagccacagggagtcaaatTCCAAGCGTTCAGGTGTTAAGAgtcagccctggaaaacatgactgTACCCATGTattccagggctgcatccaacttctgcagctgcaaggagtcaaatgccaagtgtctgGAGAGTGTTGCTGAACCAAACAGTTCAGCCATTCAACTCAACACTAGTCAACCAATCATGCAGAATTCAGTTTAGCTTAGATTTTTCCTTCACCCATATTTTCATCTCCGTTGGCCAGGTTTCCATTCCAGAAGTCTTCCGTTATGTAATGAAGAGATGCAAGATACTTTACGTCAGAGTCCGCAGAACCCCAATGGGCTACTTTCTTCTTATCAAACCTCTGCCACCACAAGTAGATTCTCTGCAGCTGTTTTGCACACGACTTTGAAAGTCCAAAGAGCCAGTAGGAAAACAACCACTGGAAACGGTTTGCATTATACTGGCAATAAAGCCACTCCAGATCCTCATGACCTGATTAAAGAGAATTATTGTTGTCAGTAGAATGACTATTGCATTACAAGTCATGTGTAGTATAGAGCTGTCCCCTTACATTGTCACATACTAAAGAATCCTACATCCATCCACTCACTATGATAAAAACACAAGATGAAGCAAAGGCTGGTACAGAAATCTCATGTGCTTGAATGGGAAACTGTAATATGGCCTCGAGTATGGGGTCTTACAGATATACCATGTGGGGGATTAGTTTTGTAATCATTTGGCTTTGCTGTAGGGAAGTGTATATTGCTTGTGTGACCCCATCATCTGTAATATTTTTTTCCACATTGATGTCTAAGGTTCTGTAAGATTAGACAGATTAGACAAGTTAGTTAAAGTGGCacttcttcccagagaacctgttAAAATGCCGTAGTAGCTACGTATGTCAGTAATACATAGACACTACTTTAAGCCCTGTTTGCCCCccacattgtttgtaaaatcgctaaatgctcttatgcaaattacctgcataagagcatttagggagtTGCTCTGGGCCAGAGAGCAACACCACGGCCCGTCCGTCCCACCCCCtccactatgcatatttataaCTACATAGTGGGCTGTATACGCTGCGCATGTGCAAACCCAATGGGCCACTGCAGACCCTCCCAGAGGTCCCTCAAGAGGCAAGTATAAAGTCTATCTTATACTTACGTCTTAAGGACTGACATACATAGCTActacggcatatcagcaggttctctgattttttaaatagatctcaatccttccagtacttagctgctgtatgtcctgcaggaagtggtgtattcttttcagtctaagggTATGCGAGCACTACGGAAATCACACAGCAAACTTGCCTCGGATTCCACTGCTCATCCCTGGTTAGTGGTAGAGCGTCAGAATCCACTGCATCctaacagcgctctctgctgccactttttcAGCAGAGCACTGAGACTGGAAAATACACcacctgatcagtactggaaggattgagatttttaaataagtaatttacaaatctataaacttatctggtaccagttgagatatatatatatatatatatatatatatatatatatatatatatatatatatatatatatatatatatatatatataattttatataaaaaaaaaaaaaaaaaaaaaaaaaaacacacaccacaAACCACCAcacaaaaaacaacctttaaagcTCCTGGGCCAGAATGCAAAGTGCATAGACTAACTCTGAcaatttattatttgtatatcCGTTCTTTAATACTTACATTCAGAACTTAGTTTTTTAAGAACATGCAATTGCACATTTGAGTAGTCCCCATGGTGCAGAAGTGCCAAGCTATGCAATTCCTTCCAATCGTATTTGTACACCGAGTCCTGAACTTCTTCCAAAGATTCATCTGTAACTGAAAAGTGATCAACATGTCGCAATACCATGGATAACTTTAAAGAGGGGAACCTATGTGAAGTAAGATTTTACAATATTTGGGAAAAGCATGGCAACTAAAACTGAAGGCTAACAGATTATTCAAGAGAAAAGGCTGTATTTCCagccttaagaaaaaaaaaaaaaaaaaacattcacacaCTGGTTTTTAAACTTAAAAATTGCGGTCTTTAGAATAATGGCCGTTATCTGGCAAGGACagatgtaaaacacacacacggGAAAATAGCCTAAACTTTGGACATCTTTTTGGGCTATAGCCCAAAAACCAGCCATCTTCACTTGGAACATTTTGGCCAATAAAGTTGGTCTGTTCTGACCAAAGAGCCCTTTTATTACCGGGTTTAatagaaaaagttaaaaaaaaaaaaaaaggtcccaaAAAAATCTTAACATGGCCA carries:
- the LOC138795201 gene encoding uncharacterized protein; protein product: MAQQPDQKCWEAMEQNGEMDGEDGVTLCRSLLDMSDEILLLILDLLDPFSLLRISTVCSTLYRVSSTDSLWAKHCMVAFGLYFRTGGADCSSKEAFKLLYMWKKLYRTLPYNRQLQDLFFSGLPPKKYWVHWLTLEEMVPLPPVQFPAPEIKEIWGITNDLLDEKHKDESLEEVQDSVYKYDWKELHSLALLHHGDYSNVQLHVLKKLSSECHEDLEWLYCQYNANRFQWLFSYWLFGLSKSCAKQLQRIYLWWQRFDKKKVAHWGSADSDVKYLASLHYITEDFWNGNLANGDENMGIQTVENYFSMCRSLLAWILGRKWGKFKQKKVYKDALEGVYRMLKDELHVSLVNHDQFWIAAKVQMSRICSLEKIAGNYVNWKIIDVLPCYRMFMATGESFYLEQIKGFLFRKQLINNWILQEENYWVSSLLPESLFQLLEYDTKIYEESLHGDTVGAHLSRLIWLYLHSGQQLYMDAMKGFVYECAYASYAAQIYESASLAAYLRI